CACAGAAGAACTGGAGCAAGCTCTCCGTGAGTTTGGCATGCATGATGGCAGAGACATAAAGGAAATCCTTTCTGAAGTTGATTCTGACAATGTAAGCAATAAATCTTATGGGAACTGAATCCTTAATTCATGGAGAAAACACCAAATGAGAACAGAATATCTAAAGAAAACACGCTTGATTCTCATATCTTGAATGCACAGCCTAAAGGTTAGAACAGCAACCGATGGTTATATCAACTATCAGGATACATAAGGGATTATGTGCCACACAATTTGATCATCCATTActgcataattttatatatgAATCCACTGATTCTTATAAACATTTCTAATCACTGCAGGATGGTCGGATCAACTATGATGAGTTCGTTGCAATGATGAGAAAAGGGAACCCTGAAGTGAACCCAAAGAAGCGACGCGATGTATTTGTTTAATTGGAGTGGCATTGATCTAtagtgagagaagagaaaattccaattgaaatggTTGTATGTGACATTATATTAATCTCCCAGATGTTGTCATGGTGGAGAAGCTGTGAATATGTGAAAAAATTCAAGTATGCGTGATCTCTCATGTACAATAATTGAAGAGGGGGAAAGGGAGGGGATTGGGGTTGGGGAAGGACATGAACAAAACCATTTGTAAATTAAGAGCTTATTATGGGGTTGGTTTGCAGTTTTCTTCCCTCAGTAAACATTGTAACCATCCAGAAGATATAGACTACTAATGCCTAGGAATCTAAGTGCACGTCTATAATttctcctctttcctttttttccctatcagtttgtgtgtttgtgtgtgggAGGGGAGGAAGGGGGGGTTAAGTATTGTATTTCTCCTGTGTCAGACTTATAGATACACATACAGGTTATGCAACATGCTTGTTTCCCTGTTTACTTGCTAAAATAAAACTGCATCTTAATGGGAAAAAATTTATAAGGGCTGGTCCAGGAGACCAGGATCATTCACAGAATGTTCGGGATCGTTCCCAGAATGTTCCAGGAGAATTGTATTGTTGGGAGGTCCAGAGAACAATTCAAACCAGCCCATTATATTTAAAGGtgaattcaaatttaaaagtaTAATCCCTCTGGAGAAACAAGACTGGGTTGAAACTTGTATATAGATCCAACCCATTTCTTTCATGTTTGAATCATAGGATTTAGATCCCAGGCCAATTCCTTACAAAACACAGCAACTAAGCCTGGACTAGAATCACAGTGAGGATTTGaatataataaaatactaaaagtGCATCCCATTGTAGTCTCCTCAGTTGTCCCTGATTTTATCAATACTCCTTGTTTTGTGCCACATGGCAAATTAACTCGGATTGGACTGAAGTTTGACTGGTGAACAATGGATTTTGAGGCCCAACTATGAGTCCtgctcctctacttccgcctgcccggtACTGCCATtcgccccacacacaagcaaggcagaaaataccgccttaccccctgctcaggcaggggtaacACGGTATTTTCCGCCTTGCTAGTGTATGGGGTGCACACGGCAGTACCAGACAGGCGAAAATAGAGGATTTTGATTTGCCCAGATATACACAAATTTTCAGCCCCAACTGAAATTCCACACAATAGTTATTGGAAAACGTGTTATTTTGCTTCCGGGCGAGGGCGTGCCAAGACTCCACACCCTTTAAGGCACAACCCCTACTTGTTTTGAGCCAAAACTTTGACCAACAAGATATGTGTCCGATCCTCTATCAAATGCATCCATCCATGTTTGCCATATTTAGACCACAAGAGGGATTAGGTCTGCTTTTGGTGCATTTTTTGTCGATAATGCATTacaaaaaatcataccaaatgtAATCTTAGTCGTCCACCCATTATTTTTAACATCTAGACCTATCatttatttaacatatatttgtcatttcatcttctcaaCATTAACATTGGGTCTCGGGAATCCCACCCCTTGAAGAACTCAACTCTAAATCGTGGTTAAAGAGAATGAACTATACAACTATATACTTTGAATACGTTTGAAATCATATAGTAGACTATTTAAAATTAAGGTGTGTTGGTATGATTTATTGGAATGCATCATCGACCTAGAATGATCATTCTCATAATATAAAACCTGTAAGAACTGCTGGAACAAATACAAACTCAACTCCATCACCAAAACAATACAAATAATTGTCTCAAGTCACTTCAGTATTCCATTACTTTGTGACTAACATTAGCCAGCAGTTGGGGCTGCAACAGCTACAGACAAAATCTTCATTACCATAATATCTACCTCGTCCCTCTGTAGGAGTGATCTGAAGCGAGTTCTTCTAAACGCCAGAGCCATGCTGTCACAAATTTCTCCTAGAATAGAACAGGTTCTTATAAAACTGAAATAACAGTTACCACCCACCAGACTGAATAAAACTTCATTAGAGGTTCTGGTCATTCATCAATCCGATGAAATAATAACACCACCATATGCAAGTTTGGTCGACAATGATAAAACCCCACCATAGTGCCCATCTAATACCCTCCATTAATATACTTGTACATTTTCACCAACCGGACCAGCTGCATAGTTAGCAGAACCATCATTAACTGCAACATCAGGTGGGCTTGGCTCACAATAGCCTTGAGAATTGAAGTTTGAGCTTCCAACTGTATCTGGGTTTGTGAAGCTAGAGTCCCCACCAGTGAATCCAGGAGGACCTCGTCGGATGTTCCCTCGAGAATTATTACTGTTCGGTGGCCGCAGATCTCTCTCCCCATGAGCAAAATGACATTTGTCACCAAACCGGCAGCCCTCAGGAGTGTTGTACCGGTTgcaaagctttgttttgaagcCACTAACCATGCCAGTTGGGTCCCCCATGGGGCCCATCTGTTTCCTCTGAGAAGCAGCAGCTGACACAGCTGAGAGAGATACTACAGGACTTAGACCCAATGAACTGAGACCCCCTGGTACATAGTGCAGGAAGTGGCAAGATTCACCAAATGGGCAACCTGAAGTACTGTTGGAAGACATGAAAATGGTAAATATAATGCCTTTAACAGCAATACAATAAAGTAAACAATTTTGGTCTACATGGGAGAATCCATATGTAGAATCCACCGGGATATATACTTAATGAGTTCCAAGTTTCAACTACAAAACTGACCCAATCAGATCACTGTACTCATTGAATCCATGCTGTTTCCCTGAACcgtatattatttatataaaatccGAAAGAGTGCAACAGACCAAATGGTCGACTTTATCCAATAGAGAAGTTTCTTGGATTGGGGAAGGCTAGGTGGGACCCATCAACAGGAGGATCCAAACAACGTGCATGAAAGCCATCTGGACAGCAAGCTTTAACATCTACAGTTAAAGACTTGAAAATACCTATTGTTTCCACTTCCTTTTAATATAGACCTTCACTAAACAAGAACGAAAATTGGTAATTCGGATGTAATCAACGATAAAGGTGGTCTATCAGGTTCAAGTCTTTAACCAATTCCTTTAAGATAGAGATGAGCCCTTTCATTTCACAGAGATTAGCAATCCCGGTCATATGAAATATATATTCAACATTCCTCCCCTTGAATTATACCTGAGGCCTCAGCTGCAGCAATTTTTCACTTCCATGTCATCGAAAGCTGATGTGAGAGTGAAACTGCTGCCATGATAGCAATGCCAGACCTGAAAGACAAATACTGGTCTGGTTCAAGAACTTTCAAGCTCAgctatctttttccttttcagcCATTTATCTATGGGGAATGTTCAAGAGGGTCAATTTTGAATAATAAAGATCTGTATTAGAAATGGTGACCAACTACAGATTAGGAAAGAGCAAACCTGAAGAATTTCATGCAGGGTTTTGGCCTTCCCCCAGAAGGCAGGCCAGGTGGTCCTACATCTCGGCCATCTGCAACAATAAATTAGTTATAAGGTAACTTGAAATAGCCAAAGAAGCTTGAAGAACAACTGAATTTCTCATTGCACCATTCATAACTGGATCGTTTTCATTGTTAATATAAATATTCTAAAAGTAGACCATTTCCTTGAATAAGCCATACATCAAATACCACAGGACAGTCAAGGAAAAATTGGGaagttacaaaaatattttgacCCAGCCTGAGGAAGGTCGAAAAGACTAAGCAAAGACTTAAGGATTAGTTTTCTAGAGACTATTTTAAGATTATGACCTATATGAAAGGCatcactttcttttttcttttttttttattatttgggtgagcacaaaaagaaataaacgCCAATGATATTTGATGTATGGCTTATTCATTAAAATGGTCAACACTATGCAACCATGGTTTTGAAAACCGTAGATTTGAGTCATTATGGGCCCACCTAAGTGACAAACAAATCAAATAATAGGACTGATGTGAATTCAGAAAATCCGGTCTTAGCCTTAATAAGGaaaacttttcttcttctccctctagtAAAACCAGAACCCAGCAGTAACCTGTCTCAGCTTCAGTTGCAAGAACTCTCTTGGTTCATCTCCCAACAAGATGAGATTTCAAACATATGCTCCCAGCATCTGGACCTCTTGAATTGACCAACAGCAAGtcaaaaaatttaatttcaCGAGCATAATAACCTCTGCAACCAGCTCCTGGCGGAACAAAGGAAACCAGTTCTGCACTTTGGTTTACTCGTCACCATCCATGCTGACTTTTGAAGTCAGATTGCACAGGCTGGGTCGCCTTATGGTAGGTGAGTAAACCCTCAAATCCCAGTAAGAAAGGATCAAGAAGGAGAAAGTTCGAACTCAAATTTTTAGGGGCTGGGGTACCGCCCAGAAGAGCATGATGGACAGTATTCTTGGGGCTGAAACAGTAACGGGAAAATAGTATAACAGACAGGATaagggaaaagaggaagaataaTACAAAAGAAGTATCGAATCGAAGAATAGTTCTTATTAAGGCTAAGGCCTGATTTGCTGAATTGCAATCAGTCCTAAAATTTGATTTGTTTGacacttgggtgggcccatagcgaccCAAATCTCGATTTTTCAAACCCATGGTCGCAGCAATTGGTATCAAAACTGAATATCCTCCTCCATACCCTAAATCATGGTGGCCAATAGTGAGGTTATTCAACAGCTCAACTCCAATAAATCAGGAGGAAATCAGAGCGGATATTGCTCTTCTCTCAGATTGTGTGGACACCCTCAACACCACTGTCAATTCCCTTCAGACCATGATGGCATCCTTGCAAACCTTTATTGACAAGAGGGTAGCTTCTGATAAGAGAAAGGGTCCACTTCTAGTTGGGATTCTTCCAACCCCATGTCCCCAACCCTCTGCCAGGGCGGTTCTCTTCAAGGGGGCTAATCTCACGTTCAGCCACCACCCCCACTACCACCATATGGAATTGTTCAGAATGATGATCATTTTTATGGAGCCGAAAGGGAAGTGAAGCTAGATGTCCTTGATTTCTATGGGGATAATAACCAAAAGCAGTATCTCAACTGAGTCCATAGCCTAGAGACAATCTTCTGATGGTATGGGTTGACTGAGGccagaaagattctatttgttAAGGACAAACTGAAGGACACAGCTCAAATCTAGTGGACCAAGTACCAACAGCAAAATTAAACCCAAAGCATCGGATTACTCAGTAATTGGATGAGTTGAGCGAAGCCCTGAACCAGAGATCCTGCCTATCAACTACAAGTAGCACATGCACCTCAAGGTCGTACAATTGAGACAAGACAGCATGGTAGTTGAGTATGTGGCCAGATTTTATTATGTATCCactcaatttgattttgagtgGGATGAAGAAGTATTGGTGGCACAACTTCGCAATGGTTTGCATCCTTAGATCAGTGCCGCATTAGCATCCAATCGATTGCATATAATGGAGGATGTTATACAAGTGGCATTTAAGGCAGAATAAAGTTTGAAACGACCATATATCAGAAGACTTCTACAGATACTTTTCCTAGTGGTGATAGTTCTAGTCAGCACCAATCTTCTCCTTAGGTAAAGTCATTCAGCAAGACACAGGCTAGCAGTTCGGTATTGAATCTTCTAGGCTAAACCACCCATACTCTCCACCTCGAGGTCGTGGTTCTAATAAACCTGGATGTCAAAGGGCTGCAATTCATTACCTCACGTGCAAAGGGTACAAGCATGTCTCTACTCAGGGTCCCAACCGTTTGGTAGCTTATATCGACAATGATTCTTTTATACCTATTGCTCCAGAAGAGCAACAGAATCTTGAGACAGTTTGTTTGGAGGCAGAGCGTGAACCTAGTGAAGTCAACAGCAATGACAATGATGGGGAGCAACAACCTTATTATGTTCTTCATCATGTTTTAACCACTTACAAGGTTTTCGACAAGGAAGAGTGGCGCCCTACAGCATTGTGGCCATGAGAACACTTGTTACTTCAAGCACGGTGGACTCATTGAAGCATCTTCCCGCGAAGGACCTTCCAGCCATCAAGCTCAAGCGAACTGCAGGATCATTTCTCCTCCAACAAGTTGACTCGGATAGTATTCTTGGTCCCCATCCAAACTTGATGGAGTCAAGTTCTTAGAGTTGATGCAGTTGCGTTGTATGGTTGGACCGGAACGACCCACTTTTTGTTCCAAAGGAGCTTGtagatatttttttattgggatagatatgtaatcttttatttatttatttggtagGGAGTTGATGCAGTTAAGTGGAGATTTTCTTAAGATTAGTTTCCATATTGAGTTGGGTTTGTTTTATTCATATGAACGCACATGCGATGGAAGTATTTGATTTGaattgaatgaaaagaaaaatgggcGTGGTTATCGTTACCGGTGTTGTGCGAGTGTTGGCTATGTGGCCTTTCCCAACAACTCGAAACCTCTCTTCTCAAATGCTCACTCTTAGTTCTTCCTtattccctttccttttctatttACCATTCTcctctcattctccttctctctaGTTCTCTCAGTATTCTCTTCCTTAATATTATCATTCGGTCCCTGCTACCAACGGTATTTCTGAGTTGATCACAAGTTGTTGGAACTTCCTAGATTAAAGGCCATTGGGCCTGAAATACTTGAAAATAGTATCTTACCTCTGGGCGACTTGACCCCTAGGATCTCAGTTCTGAAAGATTTCCCTGCTGTGAGAATCGAGTTCCTCTTTAGACCTGGACTTGTGCTTACCGCCAGGTGTAGTTGCAGATCCTAAAATTCCTCTCTTCATGGACTGTTTAGGCCTGTTGGTACTGGATTTATAGAAGACCTTCTGTTGCGATTCGAACTCTAAAGCCGTATTTCGATTGGGTCTCTCTTAAGAGAATTCTAACCACAAAACCAGTCCACCTTTgtgatgcagaatgatcaccaaatagggcttatttctttagaaataggcctagggttgggttatatacatgttgggcctttgttcccaagggttttttatgtattaggccactttaatgagcctaaactaggggcatataggttgcatacgggattagcccaatacttagttatttttatgtttttagattgaaccggtttagatttggttgcatccaattggttcaatgggtctaatttaagtgaaatgttcctattggctaataggttcttatatcctattggctagtatgaaatcttcacttaaattaattgttctaagttagattcttttattttaagttagtaagggtagttaagtcattacactgttttaagtaattaattagacttaaacctctcccttccacgtttttgtgaaggagaggtatttaatttgtagtaggaattggcctatggccttattataaatataagatatcgtgggaggctccccacaattgaaatttgaattaaaagacTGTTTTATTGCCGGCGATCGCGCTactccttgctcttcaagagtgtttgcatccttgtgggtacatcaaagtggaagggtgggtggaatcctgcgactccttacgccgtgacggctgggagggtctctcttcgaaggtgatttcatccttcatcccttaacttgctgccggtggaatcctatagtaagttgagatttaaatttctgtttttagtttccttcccttccccattcgatcctctttttatttctatttgtatTCCATAAACCCTAGCCAGTCTTAACTCTGCCCAGACCTGTTCCCTCATTAGATTACCATCAAAATCAGGCTACAACCCCCTTCCTAtgtcccctccactcgatccagctTTGGATCCCATCTATCCATCGCAAACCCTAAAttcttcttccccattaaaaccctaattggcccAAATTTTGTCTAGACTGTCTCAGCCGACTGATTACCTTCATAAttggatcgaaccttccccCAAGTCCCCCTAACACTCGACCTAAACCCCAgcccctgaatcctactgtTAACCCTAGTTCTAGTTGTTTTTCTTGATtacaaaacctgaaaccctaaccctaaatctgcagaattttgaaacctaaccaaatccagatatttttatatcataatgaccctctaaacctgcagattaaaaccctataaaccccattcccaaattcccatcctaaaccctaattttgccctaaaacagcccctaatccgccctaaacagcaggcttaaccagagcttgattctacctggctcctagtaggattatttcctattctaggactacattactttgTCACTGTTCTGATTttcgaaggttgaagacaacctatTGTGGCTTGTCTCTTTATAACAACAAACTCAGACatgtcccaactaaatggggtcggctacatggatccttgcaaaataAAGTCGGGAGAACTGACTGAAAGTATGAAGGATGAAGAAATGCAGAGACGAAAAAAATGATAGATGAAAAGtgagaggaaagaggcacagcccaggaagtaaggaaaatctcagctaaactCAGACTACGCATGTCATTCCTTATAACCTCTCCCTACGGTCATTtgaggcctgcccctagctcttttaactcctttaatcaggatcagatcactcctccttactggggcatctccaggcctccgttgaacatggccataccacctcaaacgacattctcgaagcttgtcattgatcggggcaacccCTAGATCAGCTCTGAtacgttcattccttactttatccttcctagtcttgccacacatccatcttaacatcctcaccTCTGTtacacatagcttctctatatggcacttcttaattgcccaacatttcgccccatacatcatagttggtTGGACAACAGTCTTATAGAACTTTACTTTAAGCTTTGAAGGAATGTCGGTGGCACAGTACTCCGGTTgctcctctccacttcatccatcccactttaattcgctgcaaaacatcatcatctatgttaccttctttatttatgttgCAAGCTGCTAAACAATGGGTGGTTGGCAATGGATGCTCGATTCGTTTCTGGTACGACAAATGGATTGGGGATCAAAGTATTGAGGATTTGCTTCTCCCAGCCCAGATTCCTCGCACCTTGTCTGCCTCGGTTTCTGATTTTTTGGAAGAGGGGTCTTGGTTTTTTCCGGAGGTAAGGGTCCCTGCTCTACAACATGTTTTCTCAAAGATTCAAGATATGGGTTTTACTGCCTCTGATAGGAGGGACAAGCATGTTTGACCACACTCTTCTTCTGGAATCTTCATGGTTAAGTCTGCCTGGGACGTTTTAAGAGTAAGGGCGGCTACCCCGCATTGGTTCTGGGCGATCTGGCAACGAGCTCTCCAGCCTCGAGCTTCTGTGTTTGGCTGGCGGCTAGTGCAAGGGGCACTTCCTACTGATGACACCGTGTGTAGAAAGGCAATGTCTCTCGTGTCCAGATGCGAGCTCTGTTGGGCTGACGTTGAATCGGGAAATCACTTGTTTATAAACTGTGCTTTCTCGGATCCAGTTTGGAGAGAAATTCTCTATCTCTTTAGTGAAAATTGGAGTGTCTTCCCATCGATTGAGCTTCTATTTTCCTGGAGGCGTAGAAAGGCAAAGGAGGTCCCCCCCCCTGAAATATGGGAGGTAGCTCAAATTACTACTTGCCAAcaaatttggatggagcgcaacagATGGAGGTATGAAATAGGAGAAGAACTCCAATGCAGGTGGTAAAGTTATGTTTCAGTGATGTCACAGTTTGTTCTCGTGGTTGTGGGGTGATAGTCAAATCAGTACATGATCTGATGTTGGCTAGGAAGTTGCATCTTGATATATCCAGACCTCCTGCAAAAAATATTGTTGAGATAAAGTGGAGGCAACCCCTCCTGGATGATGGAAATTAAACATTGATGGATCATCCTTGGGTATCCCTGGGTCCTCAAGAGCAAGCGGAATTTTTAGAGACTGTTTTAGTTTAGTGATCAGAAGCTTTGCATCTGACCAAGGAGTGGGAACTAATTTCATGGCCAAAATGGCTGCTTTCCTTATTGGAGTTATACAGGCACGAAATCTACATATTGCAAACCTATGGATTGAGAGCGACTCGGCGGCTGTGGTTAAATCAATTCTTTCTCGCAAGATACCTTGGTATTTCATGCAGACATGGTGGTAAGTCTCAATCTATTTGGACTCTATACAGCGGCGAATTTCCCATTGTTTCAACGCGGCTGCTGATGCCCTGGCTAATCATGCAGCTAAAGTGAAAATTTCAAATGTTTGGAACGACGCCCCTATCTTCATAACTCAGCCGGTCTCTTGGGACGCGTTTGGCCACCCTTCTTACAGGTTTACATAAATTTTATTTGGGCCTTGGGTATGTTTTTGTAAAGATTACCAGAGGTTGCTATTTTGCTGATGGCAACGCCGAAGGTGAAATGGCTATCTcctgtgtttttctttttggtggttCTACAGCCAATCTTGTAacttcctttcttttattttaatacaCACATTGCTGATCTATAGCAAAAAAATTGaacccaaatatctaaaataatcactttgcggtatctctctctcctcaactTTCACTATGTCAGTATTCATCATCAGTGTGACGAAAGTTACCACTCCCTTTTATCCCTTTTACCAAAATTACCACTCCTTTTACCTCTAATTCATTTAtcctttaattaattagttaataGTTTACCCTTATTCATTAATTCCTAATTTCCCTCTTGTCCCTGCCTTTATTTAATTACCATTCTCCCTTTTAAAACTCTGGTTAACTACCAGATTGCCACTCTCATTGCATATTGACCTATTTAGGCACTTGGATGGGCCCATAGCGATCCCAAATAGGTATTTTGAACCTGGGATTACATCACAATACCAATAATTTATAATCAAGTAATAAAGCTCAAGTTCTGTTCAATCAATAGGGAATCATTTTGGAAGCAGTCTAACAGATGACCAAGAACTAGAGAAAGCTTCATCCATGGCTAATTCTAGTGAGTGATGGTGACAGAGGAACTTAAAATGAATCAGACAAGTGAGAAGaaacttaataaaaaaaagcacCAGAAACAGGATTAGAAACTCATTGAAGAGTCTAAAAATACATTTCCTTAGATGGTTTCAAGTTAGGAAATGAGACAGGATCTCATGTGTCGACAGTAATTGTCAATATTTCCAATCTACATCATGTCCTCTTAAGAAAAGATGCATTTGAAGTGAACTCTACAAGGTAGTAATGTCATAACAGACAGTTTACAGGACTTTGCATGTGGGAAATGAATCATATTGTGAGTGTCTCAACCTCTCAGGTCTGCTTGGAAGGAATCCAGTTTCAACCCTGGAGAACAAGCAATTTTGATGGGAACAATCCCCAAAATGTACAGGTATATTGGAAGCATCTAATCCCTGAGGTACACAGGGAAAATGGAACCATCTCCAGCACATACAAATATTGATGAATCTATCTGAGCAGAAATGCCAGCAAACTCCACCAGGGTTCATGGAGATTTTGGTTAAAGAAATTCAGCTTTGGGCTTATGGTTATTGTGGTTCACAGAGGATGCAGACACCACTTCTTCGTGAAagaaaatattagaaaaaaatataagtaGATCATAGTTGGAATGCTCTTAAATTCTTGGTAATGGCAGCTTGAAGCCATGATAAGATAGACGTTAATGTTTGACATCTTCCGATTTAAAAATGATTCTTCACACATCAACATTGGACGTTGAGTTAACTCTTGAGGTTAAAGGTTTACTCATTAAGAGCAATGAACGTCAACCATCACAAATGGATATTTGCCACAACCTATATGATATTAAGAATATATAAATACAAATCTAGTATAAAGAATCCAAATGAGCTATGGTTAGTAAAATGACTTTGAAAAATTGGACACCAGAATGTTGTTCAGCAAGAGAAGCATGTTTTATATACATTGACCAAATTGGAGCAATAAGATTAGTCTGCATGTCCCCTAAAAAAGGCAGCAGTAAACTAACAATAATGAGAAGGGCCATAATAGAGTGAACTATGATATTCACCCAGCAGAAATATCACTATGGAGAGATTTTTTCCAAGAGAGTTTGGTGTCAGACAACCCCACACGCATACTTTATGGACCATGCCAAAACAAAAACTTCATCGATATTGTCTATGGTTTCTATTCCCCATGCACCAGAAGGGCTTCCTGCAAGTTCCCCACTAAACAAAAACAATCCCCAGCGCCCGAGGTCCCAAATTGAGTAAAAACAAATGATCTTTCGCATCCATAAGCACCATAATTAACATGCAAATCTAAAAAGACACGTAAAATACTATCAAATGCCCTTATCATTAACAGTTCAAATTCCAAAATACACAACCACAACCGGACtaagataagaaaattaaattttgaCCTCTAATAATTCACCgcaaaataaacaaacaataaCAGAATCTGATAGCGAAGAAGACATGGCAGATGAAATCTATTCATTCTAGAAATGAAGGGGGGGAATACTATCTACCAGCTGTAACGTGCCGAAATCTGCAGTTCGATCCAAAAGGGCAACCTTCAGGCGTGTTGAACCGCCTGCATTCGAGATCCCCACCTCCATTACTTTGCTGGTAGAAGCCCCAGTCTTGATGTTCCGAACCTCTAGGGTTTACTCCAAATCCACCGTTTTCAAAACGGGATCTTTTGGGATGAGGTTCCATGGATAGATCTCGAAGGAACATACAACGGGGACTAGATCGGACTCTCGATTTCGGAACAAAAAATAGAGGAAATCGAGATCCTTTTCACTTCGTtggtttctagggttttggtaaaACTAGAGTCTGGATATGGTCCTACTTCCACAATTGCGTTTACAGGCTTACAGCAACCGAGATGGGTACATCAGCATACGGATATGGGAGAGGTCGGAGAATGAGCAATGCTATGCTGCCATTGCAGACGTGCAGTTGCatcgaaaaataaagaaaaattaaataaatcctCGTTGGGTATTTATATGTAGGTGAGGGTTTCTGAAAGGGAGTGTGGCTCATGC
The sequence above is a segment of the Telopea speciosissima isolate NSW1024214 ecotype Mountain lineage chromosome 7, Tspe_v1, whole genome shotgun sequence genome. Coding sequences within it:
- the LOC122667983 gene encoding zinc finger CCCH domain-containing protein 31-like; the encoded protein is MFLRDLSMEPHPKRSRFENGGFGVNPRGSEHQDWGFYQQSNGGGDLECRRFNTPEGCPFGSNCRFRHVTADGRDVGPPGLPSGGRPKPCMKFFSTSGCPFGESCHFLHYVPGGLSSLGLSPVVSLSAVSAAASQRKQMGPMGDPTGMVSGFKTKLCNRYNTPEGCRFGDKCHFAHGERDLRPPNSNNSRGNIRRGPPGFTGGDSSFTNPDTVGSSNFNSQGYCEPSPPDVAVNDGSANYAAGPVGENVQVY